Below is a window of Cytobacillus firmus DNA.
TAAATGCACAAATCGGCGCTCTCTTGATGCATAATTTACAACTAACTTATCCAAAACGATTTCCTCACTTTAAAACATTATTTATTCATGTTAATCAAAATTTGCTCTTCAGTAAACATAAAGCAAATCCCCTATTTTTGCTGTCAGCACTTTTTCCGCAAAGCATGCATGCAGCAGTTCATTTTCATCTAATGCACCCTTTTCTTTCCCGTCCTTTTCAACAATGATGGGGTGCTTGCATCCTCGCTGAAATCTTTCCAGCACGTCAATAACCAATTCCTCTTCCCGGACAACGATTGGCTTCAATGTCCGAAAGTCGCTGTGCTTCCCATAATACCTTTCGAGAAGAAAACGGATAAACACAAACCGGCTCTGCTTCCATTCATGATATAGCGAAAACACCAAAAAAGCGAGGATTACCCAAATGTTCAAGTTAACCGGAGAGGTCAGCAAAGTTAGTATAATGAAACTGATTAGACCCGCAGCCGAAATGAAAAGTGTTTTTCTGTGCGCTTCCGGAAATGCCTGATTAAGAGAAAGCCATAAGAATACAAGCTTTCCTCCATCCAATGGCCAGACAGGGAGCAGGTTAAAAATTAATATCATTAAATTAAATTGAATAAACAGATGAAAGATATCAGCAGAAAGCCAGGAAAGCTCATAAAATAACAGCCCCGCCCCCATCATCCATATATGCTGAAGCGGCCCTGCTATAATGACTATAATCTCCTCTTTCAGCGGCCGGTTCCCGTGCTCATCCATTTCCGCTACACCGCCAAATGGCAGGAGGGCAATCTTTTTTATTCTCCAGGAATAGAAGGATGCAGCAGCGGCATGGCCCATTTCATGAACAAAGATAATCAGCAGCAGCATGCATAATTCCATAAAGTGAGCAGTTGCAACAGACAGTCCGATAACGGCCCATAACAAAGGATGAATATGAATATGTGTAATTAACCCTGTTATTTTATTCAAATGGGATCACCTGGATCGGATCTATAAAATCATCATCTTTTTTAATCGCGAAATAAAAAGAGCCTTTTTCAGCATCACCGGCGTCACCCGCTGTACCAATACCTGTTCCTTTTTCGACGTATTGATATAAATTCACATTAATTTCAGCCAAATTGCCATACCAGGACTCACTTTTATCACCATGCTGAATAATGACCGTATTTCCAAAACCATCCTTCTTTCCAGCAAACCGCACAAGCCCTTCACTCATTGCTTCAATGGAAGCTTCCTTTCCTGTTTCGATTGTTATTCTCTGTCCATTATCATCAAATTCTTCCAGGATTTTTGCAGAAGCGGGCAATGCATATTCGCTGTTTTCTTTAACGTTCTTCTCTTCACTTTTGCCATCTGAAAATGGCAGCAGGGCCAGCGGTTTACCAAATTGTTCTTCATACCAGCCGGAAACTGCGGCGAATTGAAAATCTTTCTCCATTGCTGTTTTTACAAAATCTCTTGCAGGATCAAAAGTCGCTGCCTGGTTTTTAAAAAGTATGGCAGCGAATAAAAAAATACAGGCAGAAGCAAGCAATTTGAAAAGAAATAGTTCCTTGCGAAATAAAGGGTGGTTTCCCTCTTCAAGCTTGCTTTCGTATGAGGGCAGCTTATTAAAGCCGTACCGCTCTTCATCTTCTGTCCAAAGAACCGTTGAATCTTTCTTTTTGGAGAATCTCTCTTTGTCCTTTTTTCTCCGCTCGATTCTCTTGCGTATTTCATCCGCTCTTGAATTCATGATATCCCCACCATTTCTATATAACTCTATTTGTACAAGTTTATGAGTTGTCCAAATAGAGTATGACTTGAAGTGGTGTCTTGAATAAAAAAATAAACCGGAGATGGCTCCCCGGCTTTGGTTCAATAGATATTATTATTTTACTCCAAAAAACTTTTTCAGTTTTGAAAATACACCCTTATTCTCTTCTTCCAGAGGCTGAAGGGGTACAGCTTCGCCAAGAATTCTGCGGGCGATATTACGGTAGGAAACCGAAGCTTTGCTGTTAGGGTTTAAAGCAATAGGCTCACCATGATTCGATGCCTTGATTACTTCATCATCATCTGCCACAATTCCGATTAAATCAATCGACAAATGCGCAGTTATTTCATCAACATCAAGCATGTCGCCATTTTTCATCATATGGCTTCTAATTCTATTTATTATCAGTTTAGGAGCCTCTACATTTTCTTCTTTTTCAAGCAAGCCGATAATCCGGTCGGCATCACGTACAGCTGAAACTTCCGGAGTGGTTACAACAATTGCTTTATCTGCACCAGCAACCGCATTTTTGTACCCCTGCTCAATTCCGGCAGGGCAGTCTATGACAATATAGTCATAATCCTGCTTTAATTCATCAACCAGCTTTTTCATCTGTTCGGGTGTAACAGCCGTCTTATCACTTGTTTGAGCAGCAGGAAGCAAATACAGCAGATCTTCAAACCGTTTGTCTTTAACCACAGCCTGATGTATTTTGCACCGGCCTTCCACTACATCGACCAGATCATAAATAATGCGGTTTTCAAGCCCCATTACCACATCAAGATTTCGAAGGCCAATGTCTGTATCCACCAGGCACACTCTTTTTCCCTGAAGGGCCAGAGCAGTACCTACATTTGCGGAAGTAGTCGTTTTCCCGACTCCGCCTTTTCCGGACGTAATGACAATCGCTTCTCCCATCCTAGCTTCCCCCTTGCAATCTAGTTATATTAGGTCTTAGATGCATCAAAACTTGTAATCTATCTACTGTAATTTGATCATTTTCATCAATATAAGCACATTCCATTTCCCGTTTTTCTTCCTCCTGATCATTGTCAGGTGCACGGTTAATACAATTGCTGATTCTTAACTGGGACGGCTTCATAAGCGAAGCTACCACCACGGCTTCATTATTTCCATGGCAACCGGCATGGGCTATGCCTTTTAGAGCACCCATAACAAAGATGTTTCCTCCTGCCATAACAGTGCCTCCTGGATTTACGTCTCCGATAAGAAGCAAATCTCCAGGAGTTTCGAGAACCTGCCCCGAACGAATTACCTTCGCAACAGATACAATTTCGTTTTCTTCCTTCTGTTTTTCAGCTTCTTCTTTGGTAATGACATTGGAGCTTATAGACTCGACGATCAGGTTCTTCTTTTGCCTGATTAACTCCTTTAATTCTTCCTGCTGCTCTTCTGTGAGATAACGGTTGCCGACTTGTACCCTAACGGAAAGAAGCCGGTCTTCAACAGATCTGGAGTTTTCTGAAAGCTTTCTATCAAGCTCTTTCTTCAGCTCTCCATAAGAGCAGGAATCATCAAGATGCAAAGTCAGTCCATCTTTCGTGCCTTTTATTGTAACGTTTTGGTTTTTTTTCATTACAAGATGTTCACCTCAATGATAAGAAACACATTCGTGCTGATGCACTCTATTTTTAAACAGGCTATTACTATAAACATAGCCAGTTTGGGAAATCCCATAAAAAATATGTCGATTTTCCTTATCCTTATTTGCCCATAAAGGTAGAATTCGACAGAAACCTTCTAAATCCCTTTTTTACTGAAAGGCTCTTTTTTCAAAGATTTTTGTTTTAGTTTGTGAATTCTGCCTGTTGTGTTCCGCTCCAGGCACGCAGCGAACGCGGGGGGAGGAATGCGAGCCTCCTCGGCTTCGCCTGCGGGGTCTCACACTTCCCTCTCCTCCCGCAGGACATTGAATAAGCTTCCTCGATTGAACACCGCACGAAGGAAATGCGTCAGCTTTTTCGAGGATCAAGTGCCCACAGCGATAATCAACTCAGCAATAAACTAAGTTATGAAAAAGCAACAAACTTTAATAAACAGGGTACTGAAAATGATTCATTTAAAAGAAACCGGAGTAATCCGGTTTCTTTCTCTGAATTGTAAAATTATATCACTTCAACAATTATTCGTTTAAGCTGTCTGCAAATTTTTCAGAAAGTCTTTTAAATGGGTAGACAGCTAATATAATAAAAATGGCATTCAATATCAAAGTAGGCAGGAGACGGGACGAAAGAAAGACTGCAAATTCCATATCTGTATGGTGAATTAGTAAGTTCATCTGGTAAACACCTGCCTCAAGAAGGGTGATGCCCAAAAGAACAATTATAGAAGCCATCGCTATATTCGTCTGAAGAATTCTCATTAGTTTGGTTGTAATAAAAGCAATGACCGGAAATAGAAACAAATAAATGCCGATAATTTCAACATACACAATATCAAAAAGCAGCCCGAATAATAGGCCGTAAAGAATTCCGTGCTTTTTTGAGCCAAAAATAGTCAAAAAAAGCAATGCAGCCATCAGAAAACGGGGAACTGCTATTTTTCCGCTGCCTAATAAATCATGCGGAGTTACTTGAACAAATATGCTTTCCCCAATAAATAAGGCCAGGAGAATGAGAGGAAGAAGGAATCTTCTCACAGTTCCTCCTCCTTCTCATCAACCATTTCCATTAGTTCAGGCTGGGATGCCCCTCTTTTAACGACCATTACATGTCCGATATCATAGAAGTCTGCTCCTGGCTTAACATATGCGGTTTGAGTCAGACCAAATTCATCTGGAACAACATCTACAACCTTCCCAATCGGAAGGCTCTCAGGGAAAACACCGCCCAGACCTGATGTAATAACGTTTTGACCCTTTTCAACCTTCGCATCATAAGGAATCTTCTTAAGCAAAAGAAGACCCTTATCATCATCATAGCCTTCAATCAGACCGAAAAAGTTATTCTCGCCTGCCTGAATCTTAGCTGAGATGCGATTGGTCGGATCCATTGAACTAAGAAGCTGGACGGTTGAAGTAAATGTATTGCTGCTTTTTACTTTGCCAATCAGGCCTTTTGAAGTAATGACCGCCATATTCGGTTCAATTCCGGCATTTTTCCCCTTATTTATAATAAGCAGCTCATGCCATCTGTCAGGATTTCTTCCTATTACTGTTGCCTGCTTTGGTTCAAATTCACTTAAAGAATCCTTCTTATCCAAAATTTCTCGAAGTTCCGTATTATCCTTTTTCAGCCTCTGAACCTCAGACTCAAGTCTTGCAAGTTCATCCAGCCTTTTTTTCAGATCTTTATTTTCTTTGTATGTATTTTGCAAGTCTTCGACATTTTCAAAGAATCCCGCCACATAATTCACAGGGCTGGAAACAGCATTTTGTATAAACCCGGTAGTATCTTTTAAAAATTGTTCAGGCCAGGTCAAATTTTCTCTATCCTTTAAAGAAAATCCAATCAATGCCACGAGAATAATAATGCTGACAAGCAAAATAATCAGGCGTTTGTTCAGAAAGAACTGTGGCATCCTTTACACCTCGAATAGTATTTTTCTAGGGAATCCTGTGCCATTTAGGCACTGCTCAACAAAATATAACATATATCTGCAAAGATATCATTTGAAGCTCAATAAAAAACCAAATTTGAGCCCATACACTTTAAAGAAGTGAATGGGCTTTATTATTTTACTTATTCAGAACTCTATTATCTGGATTCTTTAGCTTTTGTTTTGAATAAATCGATATGGTCAAGAGCTTTTCCGGTTCCAATAGCAACACAGTCCAATGGATTTTCTGCAATTAGGACAGGCATTTTGGTTTCTTCACTGATCACCTTGTCCAGATTTCGAAGAAGCGCTCCTCCTCCAGTCAGGACAATACCCCGGTCCATAATATCTGCTGCCAGTTCAGGAGGTGTTTTTTCAAGAGTATTTTTTACTGCATCCACAATCGCATATACTGTATCATTCAATGCTTTTGAGATTTCTTCTGCAGTAATTTCAATTGTTTTAGGCAAGCCTGTCAACAGATCGCGTCCGCGAATTTCCATGTTTTCGACGCCTTCCGGATCTCCGGCAGAGCCTACCTCCACTTTTATTGTTTCTGCTGTACGATCACCAATCATCAGGTTGTAATTTTTGCGGATATAATTAATAATCGCATCATCCATTTCATCACCGGCAATGCGGATCGATTGGCTTGTAACAATTCCGCCCAGGGAAATGATCGCTACTTCAGTAGTTCCCCCACCAATATCAACTACCATGCTTCCTGTAGGTTCCCAAACAGGCAGATTAGCTCCGATTGCTGCGGCGAACGGCTCTTCGATGGTATAAGCATCACGGGCGCCTGCCTGGCGGGTTGCATCCACAACAGCGCGCTCTTCAACGGCTGTAATACCTGATGGTACGCAAACCATTACATACGGCTTCCCTGAGAAGAAGCCCTTATTTTTATTGGCTTGTTTAATATAATATTTCATCATGACAGCAGTGGTCTCATAATCCGCAATAACGCCATCCTTCATTGGACGCAGCGCAACAATATTGCCGGGAGTACGGCCGATCATATTTTTAGCGTCATTACCTACGGCTACAATATTTTTAGTATCTGTCTGCAGTGCCACTACAGACGGCTCTCTGACAACAATCCCTTTTCCTTTAACATAGACAAGCGTATTAGCTGTTCCTAAATCTATTCCAAGGTCTCTAGTACCGATTCCAAACATAAATGGTATCTCCCTTTCTGATACAAATTGCTCATTTTCCTAAGTAAGGTTTTTTAATGGAATTTTCTTTTATTTTTCTAGTACAATCCGCCTCCAAAAATGCAAGGCATCTCAAAAATCATAACCAATATTATATCTTAACGTCAAACAAAAACATAGTGTTATAAATACCCTTTTTCCTTTAAACTGACAAATTTATTTTCACCGATGATCAGATGGTCCAGCACATCGATGCCGATTATTTTTCCGGACTCTGCTAGTCTTTTGGTTACTTCAATGTCTTCCCTGCTTGGAGTCGGATCGCCGCTCGGATGATTATGAATGCAGATGATGGAAGCAGCCGACCTGCGAAATGCCTCCTTAAAGACCTCTCTGGGATGAACAATTGAAGCGTTCAGGCTCCCAATAAAAATAGTCTGCTTATGAAGCACCTGATTTTTTGTATTTAAATAAAGGCATACAAAATGCTCCTGAGACAAAAATCGCATTTCATGCATGACATAATTTGCCCCATCCTCAGGCGAACGGATAATATATCTGTCATCATATGTGAGTTTTGAAATTCTCCGGCCAATTTCAACTGCTGCCAGCACCTGAATTGCCTTTGCCGATCCTATTCCTTTAATGGCCGTTATTTCATCCAGGGATGCATCCTTTAACAGCCGAAGTCCTTCAAAATGGGTAAGAAGCCTATTCGCTAATTGCAGAACTGATTCATCTTTCGTGCCTGTTCTGAGTAATATTGCTATCAGTTCGTGATTGGACAAGCTCTCTGGACCATTTTGGACAAAGCGCTCACGAGGGCGCTCATCCTGAGGAAAATCTTTAATTAAAAGAGAATCTGTTTGCATATTGTCCTCCCTAAACTCTGGGCTCAGGGAGCTGAAGATGAATGAAGTATATTAAGGTAGCGAATATCCCGCTTTCCTCAGTTCACGAACCGTTCTGGAGACAGGAAGTCCGACAACAGAAAAATAATCTCCGCTTATACTTTTTACAAGCATGCTGCCAATGCCTTGTATCCCATATGCCCCTGCCTTGTCAAACGGTTCACCGGTGCCAATATAAGAGTTAATTTCTTCATCTGTTAACTCCCAGAACACCACATCAGTTTTTTCATAAAATGTAATGGCATTTTTTTCAGGCGTCATGATAGATACACCTGTGTAAACAGAATGAATGGTTCCAGACAGACTTTTCAGCATAGTAAAGGCTTCCTTGCTGCTGTCTGGCTTTCCTAAAACAGCGCCGTCCTTAACAACAACTGTATCTGATCCAATTACATATGAATCAGGGTGCTTATTAAATACAGCCTTTGCCTTTCTATGGGCAAGCTCCTTCACGATCTCTCCTGGTGTCAGCACTGGATCAAAACTTTCATCGACATCACTGCTGGAGACTTCAAATTGCAAATGAAGATTTTCAAGAAGTTCTTTTCGCCGCGGGGAAGAGGAGGCTAAAATGAGGTTTTGCATGTAATCACCTTACCTTTATGTATCATATTGGGAGATACAGGTTAATCGTATCAAAAAATTGCCAGACAAACAATTTTAAAGAAGAAATTCACGGTATTTTTATATCAAATAATGACAAAAAGAAAGAGTCTGTCTAAATTTCCCGAACAGACTCCGCTTAATATGTGATATTTCCCAGAAAATATTCGAATCTTATAACCTTATGGCACAATATGCCGGGTCCTTACTGCCCGCCTGACTGAAGCAGTGACTGATAAGCGGCAAGAAACCCAAGCAGATGCTCCTGAATTTTACCGGCTGATGCAGCATCACCTGACTGCTGGTAAGTTTCCAGTTGCTTAGAAGCATTCAATAGTTCTTCTCTTACCGAAATCAGGCTTTTATTTTGAATTTGATCTGTTTCCAGTTCATTCACTGTCTTTCTGTGGCTTTCTATTTTTTCAGCTGTTTCAGGAGTTATGGAGCTGCCGAGAGTGGCACTGGCTGCACCTTCTGACAGGCTTTGATATAAAGCGGGAGCAATTTCAGCCAGTTTTTTCTCTTCGGCATTTACTCCTTCAATTGCTTTGCCTTCAAAGGTTACTTCTTTAGCAAATACATCAATTCCCTTGCTTTTAAGATCAGCTCCTATTTCCTTTGCCTCATCAAGGCTGCCTGATACCCCTAAGAAAAGAAAAGTTTGCTCTCCCATTGTTATGGATTGGCTATAAACCCCTTTTTGAGAGTTGGCATCCTTGATTTGCTGTGCTGCTTCGCTGTTTGAAAAAACGCCCCCTTGAACTACATATGTTGCAATCGTTTTTAAACCCGCAGATCCTGCAGGAGTCTGCTGACTGGCTGCTGCCGGTTTTTCATTGATTGGAGGCGCCACCACAGTTTCTGCTGCCTGATCTGTGAATACCAGCTTCAGCATGATGAATCCGAAGCTTGTCCCAAGAAGGACCGCAAAAAAGACAGCGAGAAAAATGGATGTTAAGAATCCTTGCTTATTTCTTCCCCGGAATTTCCTGGCCAGTGTACTCAGACCATTTTTAGCTGGTGATTTAGGAGGAGCTGCTATTTTATATTCCTTTATATCCTCATCTTCCGTTTCCTCAGGCAGAATCCAGTCAAAGCTGTCATCCGCCTCTTTGCCGGCCGCTGTTTGTATGGAAGCGAAAAATTCAGTTTGATCCTGTTTTTTCTGTCTATCCAGCTGCCTCGGATCCCATGATTTTTCCTTCATTTCTTCCTTTTTCTCCTGAAACGGACGGTCCTTGCCATTAATCTTTATCGTGATTGTTTTTTCGCTTTTAGGCTTGTCCACATCTCATCCTCCCTTCCGCACCGTTTCCTGAATTGTTTCCATCCTAACATAATGAAAAAAAAAAATAACAAGACTTTTGTCGTCTTGTTACGGAAGGATTTCGTCAAATTTTTCATTTGGTTGTTCAGTTAGTTACTGAAATTATATCAGGATCTAATTTATTTTTTGTGGATTCCTTAATTACCATCAGAATAGCATCAGCTCCGCTTTTCTTATCTTAAACAAACAGCGGGTTATGAATTTTCTCTGAATTATTGTAAACAGAGAGTCTATCATTTCCGCATTTGATTTTATATCAAAATAATATAAATCTTGAAATAAAAATATAGATCTTTTACTCATTAACTTCTTTACAATTCTGAGTATCTCTATAAGACTGAGTGAAAGTACCATTCTATCAATTCATTGCCATAAAAGTAAGCAATCATGGTTCCCATACCAATAAAAGGACCGAATGGAATTGGTTTTCCCTTTTTCACAACTCCTAAAAGCATGCCTATCCCACCTAGAAATGCTCCAAGCAAAGTTGCTAGAAAAAACGAAACCAAAACAAGCTTCACACCTAAAGCAATACCAATAACTGAGTATAGCTTTATATCACCTCCACCCATGCCGCCTTTACTGATTACAGCTATAATTAAAAGTAGTGAAAAACCAAGTACCCCACCAACTAAACTATCCCACCATGGAGAAAGGGGAATTAGAATCCGTTCTGCTGTTAGGATCACGCCAAACAAAAAGAGAATTTTATTTGGAATGATCATATATTTATAGTCAGATACAAATATAATGACCATAAGAGAAACTAGTGTCCAGGCAACAATCAACTCTGAAGTCCACCCCAAAATTAATGGAGCAGCAGCAAACAAAGTACCTGTTAAAAGCTCAACAGCCGGATATAAGGCTGAAACTGACTCCTTACAGCGCCTGCATTTTCCACCTAGAAATACATAAGAAAGAATTGGGATAAGCTCTAAATATGATAAAGTATGCTTACAGTGTTTACAATGTGACCTCGGCTTTACTATTGATTGATTTTCAGGAACTCTTAGGCCAACTACATTGTAAAAGGAACCTAGTATGGAACCAAATAAAAATAATATTATCAAGAGATTTAGCATAAATATTAACGCAACGGCGTAGGCACAAGAAAGCTGATTTCCTCAGTGTCCTATTTATAGAGGTTCTCAATATTGTTATATGCCCGCAGCTTGTTTCCTCCTCTAAAATTTGTAAAAAATCAAAAAATGATCAATGGAATCTGAATATACTTGACAGTATATGTGTAATCTTTATAAACTTCAATGATGTATATCACTAATATTAGACCAATACACCTGTAAGAACCATATATTGAATTGCTAAAAAGGTTTACTTCTGCCAAAAAAATCCTTTTGACAGGCAAAAGGATTTTACTTCACATATTCCGCAACCCTATTCCTCCCAGCCTGCTTAGCTCCAACATATAAAGCTCTGTCAGCATGGCGTATGAGGGCCAGTGAATCATCGGCATCATCTGGTGCAGCAGCTACCCCAATAGAAGCGGTTATATATACTTTTGTGTTGCTGCTTCTTCCATCGATGGTCTGTTTGAGTATAAATGGTCGATTGGCAATGGTCTGTCTGATAAGCTCGGCCCAGCCTATTGCATCTTCCTTGCTGGTATCAGGCATTAAGACAATAAATTCCTCGCCGCCATATCGGGCAGCAATTCCAGCCGTATCAATCAAATTTGTCAGCCGATCAGCCAATTCACAGAGGATTTCATTTCCGCTCTGATGCCCATACGTATCGTTCACTTTTTTAAAATGATCGATATCGAGTATGATGAGAGAGAGGAGATCCCTTGAACCATTATGCAATCTGCTGAACTCTTCATTTAGTTTCGCTTCTATATAGCGGTAATTATATAGTTTCGTAAGCGCACAGCGCTCGCTTTTGGCTTTTGTTTCTTCATAGTGCCTGGCATTCTCAATCGCTATTGCAAAATGCGAACATAATATATCGACAATCATGAGCTGCGACTTTTCATATGCCCTCTTTTTCGTGGATGAAAGCAGCAGAATCCCCAATATTTCATTACTACGGACTATGGGAACGCAAATGATGCTCTCAGCATCTTCAGGCAAAAATTCCTTAGCAATGCTTTTCCATTTATTTTTCGAATGAAAAAGGACAGATTTTCCGGTTTCCAAAACCAATCCGCTGATTCCCTCATTTTTATTTGTTGGCATAAGATCATTCGGCTTAATTAGTTCATGCTCTTTCCGGTAAATGGAGTGAAGTTCATCATTGTCTTTGATATCAAGGATATAGGCATAATCAACAGGAACCATTTCGCTCAATTTCAAAATGAAAAGCTCCATAACCTCATTAACATCAAGATGCTCGGCCATTTTGTGACTAATTTCTGAGGCTTTTTGAAGGTAATCAATCACCTTTTCACTTGAGTAATAAAGATGAAGTATGGTTGAAAGACTTACAAATGGCACACCTACAATCAGGAGTGCAAGAATTCCCACTTCAGCATAGAGAATGTAAAGGATAAGGCCAATCGGGAATGTTATGAGTGAAGTGACCGTTTCCCAAATCAGGTCTTTTTCCAGAAAGGATATTCTCCTGCCGTATAAGGCAGCCTGAATTACACTGATCAATATCTGATTTAGTGTAAAATGAATAACCGGATAGGCGGCCGCAACCCAGAAATACCGGGGTTCAGCAATCAAATCTATGCCTGTTTTTCCTCCCATTGCAAAGTAAGCCAGCCCGCTCAATAAAGAGACCGTAAAGAATAAAAGTGAGTTAAGCGGCAGACGAAACAACTGGTCTTTTTGTACTTTAAGTCTAATAAGAAGTACCAGGACACCCACCTGAACCATAACCATTTCAGCAAGAAGACCAAAGGTTAAGAATACTGCCATGGAAACCCATTGAATCAAAAAGATTGGTGTATTATTGACAACCATCGGCATGGAAGAAACGAGAAACATTAAAATAAAAAAGGCAAATAAACTGATTCCCTGTCCTGAAAGATCGGGAGGGTAAAAATGATAGGTTAGCATGGAACCTGCGGGAAATAGCAGTATCCATAATAACCATATTTTTTTCTTGGCTCGTGAACTAACTATCTTTTTTCCCCTCCTCCAATTTATTCAGGAAAATAGTCTGATAATAAAAATATTTTATCAAATTTTCTAACTTTTGTCATATTTTCATTGTTTGTTTTCCAAAAGTTTCAAAAGAACTGGCTTCACTTCTGACAGGAAGTAAAGGGATCCGGTTATGACAAGGACACTGTTTTTTCCTGATTCGCACACTTCAGTCTTCAATAGCTCTTTCCAATCTGTGTGAAATTGTTTCCTGCTGTTGTCACTGAGATTATATAAATCTTCAGCTGATGCTGCTCTCGGAAAGTGAAATTCTGTAAAGGTGATGGAGTCTGCAGCAGAGTCAAGCTTATTGATCATTTTATCAAGCTTTTTATCAGCCAGCGCAGCAAATATAATCTTTTTGCTTCGATCTCCAAAACGCTTCTCCAGCTCAGCAGTTAAAGCAGATATCCCTTCTTCATTATGTGCCCCATCTATTACCACCAGCGGGTCATGAGACACAATTTCAAATCTGCCGGGCCAGAAGGCTGTTTTCAATCCGGCTCTTATGTGTTTCTCCTCTATTAAGAACGAATAAAACTTATTTAATAGCTCTGCTGCCATTACAGCCAGGGATGCATTTTCAATCTGGTGTTTCCCGCTCATCCCTGTCTCAAGATCACGGAACTCCTGAAATACTGTCTCAAGGGAGAAAAACTCACCCTGGACCAGGGATTTATGATCCGAAATAGTAAATTCATTTCCCAGCTGATAAATCGGGGACTTTAAACCTAAAGCTTTATCTTGAATAACAGCGAGGGCTTCTTCCTGTTTAA
It encodes the following:
- a CDS encoding prepilin peptidase, whose translation is MLNLLIILFLFGSILGSFYNVVGLRVPENQSIVKPRSHCKHCKHTLSYLELIPILSYVFLGGKCRRCKESVSALYPAVELLTGTLFAAAPLILGWTSELIVAWTLVSLMVIIFVSDYKYMIIPNKILFLFGVILTAERILIPLSPWWDSLVGGVLGFSLLLIIAVISKGGMGGGDIKLYSVIGIALGVKLVLVSFFLATLLGAFLGGIGMLLGVVKKGKPIPFGPFIGMGTMIAYFYGNELIEWYFHSVL
- a CDS encoding sensor domain-containing diguanylate cyclase, whose translation is MLTYHFYPPDLSGQGISLFAFFILMFLVSSMPMVVNNTPIFLIQWVSMAVFLTFGLLAEMVMVQVGVLVLLIRLKVQKDQLFRLPLNSLLFFTVSLLSGLAYFAMGGKTGIDLIAEPRYFWVAAAYPVIHFTLNQILISVIQAALYGRRISFLEKDLIWETVTSLITFPIGLILYILYAEVGILALLIVGVPFVSLSTILHLYYSSEKVIDYLQKASEISHKMAEHLDVNEVMELFILKLSEMVPVDYAYILDIKDNDELHSIYRKEHELIKPNDLMPTNKNEGISGLVLETGKSVLFHSKNKWKSIAKEFLPEDAESIICVPIVRSNEILGILLLSSTKKRAYEKSQLMIVDILCSHFAIAIENARHYEETKAKSERCALTKLYNYRYIEAKLNEEFSRLHNGSRDLLSLIILDIDHFKKVNDTYGHQSGNEILCELADRLTNLIDTAGIAARYGGEEFIVLMPDTSKEDAIGWAELIRQTIANRPFILKQTIDGRSSNTKVYITASIGVAAAPDDADDSLALIRHADRALYVGAKQAGRNRVAEYVK
- a CDS encoding bifunctional folylpolyglutamate synthase/dihydrofolate synthase, which encodes MFTAYEEALGWIHSRLRLGMKPGLQRMEWMMEKLGHPERRIKSVHIGGTNGKGSTVTFLRSILQEAGYSVGTFTSPYFENFNERISLNGTPIGDDDLVQLANDIYPLAVELEQTELGGPTEFEIITAMAFQYFGHIRPVDLVLFEVGLGGRYDSTNIIYPVLSIITSIGLDHTAILGDTYEKIAFEKAGIIKPGISVITAVKQEEALAVIQDKALGLKSPIYQLGNEFTISDHKSLVQGEFFSLETVFQEFRDLETGMSGKHQIENASLAVMAAELLNKFYSFLIEEKHIRAGLKTAFWPGRFEIVSHDPLVVIDGAHNEEGISALTAELEKRFGDRSKKIIFAALADKKLDKMINKLDSAADSITFTEFHFPRAASAEDLYNLSDNSRKQFHTDWKELLKTEVCESGKNSVLVITGSLYFLSEVKPVLLKLLENKQ